The Nitrospinaceae bacterium genome segment TTTCACGGGCACAAGGCCCAAGATGCGAAACTCTAGCCAGCCGCGCGGCAGGCTCGTCGTGAGATGAATCTGATCGGCGTTGAACTCCATCGGCTCGCGCACATCAATGACGGCGTAGGGCGCCTCGCTCTCCATCATCGCTTTAAGAGCAGCCGGTGAAATGGAATCCGTCATAAAACTCGCTCCTGTTGTTAAGCGAAATATCTAGCGGGAAGGAATCCCTGCGCCCCGGCGAAGGACCTCGATGATCGACGAGGTATCCAATTGCCCCAGGCCGGTCGCCTCGGCAGAGACCAATACTTGCTTGAGCGCAGAGAGAAGCGGCATGGGCGAGCCCAGATTCTGGCCCTGCTCAAGCATAAGCCCCACGTCTTTATGGTGTTGAAAAAGGCGCGACATCGGATCGTCGTAGTCGGCGTTAATCATTCGCTCGCCCCGGTTTTCCATGGCCTTGGAGTACGCAAAACTGTCCTTGAGAACGGTGAGCAGAATTTCCATATCCATGCCTGACTTCATCCCGAGGCACAGCCCCTCTGCCACGGCCATCCGGTTCAGGCCGAGAATGAGGTTGACGATGAGTTTCGTGCGCGCCCCTGCGCCATTGGCCCCAAGGTGGTAAACCGAACGAGCAAATTTCTCGAGAATGGGCTTGGCACGCTCGTAGTCGGCCTTCTCACCGCCCACCATGGCAACAATATTTTTTGTTCTGATCATCGGGCTCGACCCACTCAGGCTGGCGTCCACGAAGGCAACCCCTTTTTCCCTAAGCTTTTCGGCGTTCGCGACCGAATCCTCGGGCCGAGAAGTCGATGTATCGATAACGAGCAAATCCGATGGCTTCGCCTCGACGATTCCCCCCGCCCCGAAGCACACCTCCTCAATAACATTGCTTGTCATTAACGAGAGGATAACGGCTCTCGCCCCCTCTATGGCAGCGCCCGGCGATGACACCGCCACACCGCCCCGCTCCTCCAGATCGTTCAGGCGCTTGGCGTCAATATCAAAGCCTTGCACCTCATAGCCAGCCCCAATTAATTGCTCGCTCATGGCGCTGCCCATCAGGCCCACGCCAACCAGACCGATTTTCTCGCCCACGGATAATTCCTCCAGTAATGAATAGAAAAGGATGATTCCCTTGTAGATGGGATAGGGGTGCTTGTCAAAAGTGCGGCAGGTACGGTGATTTTTCTTGTGCTAGAGACCATCAAACACAGAGGTCTCGGGCTTTGCAGAATCAACATCGCTTCGAATAATGACAAAGCTTTCATCCGGATAGAGCCATCTTCGCGCCAGGCGGAAGACGCGCCAAAAAGAATTGTTGCCTATCTGGCTTTTGTGCGTGAAAAGTGCGCTCCACTTTTTTTTTCGAACGGGAATGACATTGACCCGCGTGGTAATTTCCTCATCCGGGGTCCCGTATTTGGTTTCGTCGAAATCAGGATTGTCGAGCGGGGTTTTCTTGCCCAGGATTCGCATCCATCGCCAGGTGCGGAGCAACCGCGAACGGGCCCACGCCGTGTGATACACCTTCGGCACCCGCCAGGGGGGAATATCGCCGAGGCGCTCAGGATCGGCAGCCACATCAAGCGCAGCCATGGCAGAGCGATTCGCCATCAAATGATCAGGGTGGCCATAGCCCCCTTTTTTGTCGTAGGTGATCAACACGTCGGGCTGATGTTCCCGAATGATACGTGCAATCTTCTCGGCCACCTCGCCAGGCTCGGCATTGGCGAAAACCTCGCCAAGTTTATTGCTCTCCCAGCCCTCCATGCCTGAATCGGAATAGCCAAACTGATAGAGGTGCGAGAGCCCCAGAATTTTGGTCGCCCCCTCAAGCTCGCCACGGCGCACCTCAGCCAGAGCGCGACGGTCCTCTGCACTCTCCTCGGGATTCAGAGACAGACCAATCACCTGGCCGCGATCACCATTCGTGCATGTGATCAAAACCGTGGTGTGGTCCGCCTCGGCGCAACGCGCAATCAAACCGCCCGTTCCGCTGCACTCATCATCCGGGTGGGCGTGAACCATGAGAAGGGTGAATTTACGGGAGGTGCTCCCGGCCTCAAGGCTAGACATGAAGGTAAATCGACTCCCCAAAAAAAAAGCCGCCGGCCAGCGGCCGACGGTCTTTTCTTTTTAAAAGACTAGTTTGTGTGAATCCAGGTATCGCCGGTGGCGAGAAGTTCATCGACATCTCCCTCGCCATTTGCGACGGCAGCATCAACCTGGTTGTGAAGCATCTCCTCGTAGGGCGCCCGCTCTATATTCCGGAAAATACCAAGCGGCAGCGGGCCGCCATCCGCCTCAAGGCGGCTCAACATGTGAACATACGCCCCTTCCTCATCGTTCTCTCGGTGAACGGTCAATTCTGAATCGTCTGCTGATACGACCTCGGTCTTGAAGTCGTTGAGACGCACTCCCTTGCGATCATCATCGGGCCCAAAGACCAACGGTTTCCCGTCTTCAAGGTAAATAACGTTCTGCTCCTTGATGCCTTTTTCTGTGTATTGTTGCCACGCCCCGTCGTTGAACACGATGCAGTTCTGCATGATCTCAACAAAGGCCGTCCCCTCGTGTTTAGCAGCGGCGGCGAGCACATGATTCATGTGCTTCTGATCGCGATCCACCGTGCGGGCGATGAAGGAGCATTCGGCGCCTACAGCAAGAGAAATCGGATGAAGTGGATAGTCGATGGAGCCCATTGGTGTCGATTTCGTTTTCGTTCCGACAAGCGAGGTAGGCGAATACTGACCTTTCGTGAGGCCATAAATCCGATTATTGAAAAGAAGTATTTTGATGCCAATGTTGCGCCGCATAGCGTGGATAAGGTGGTTGCCGCCGATGCTGAGCGCGTCGCCATCGCCCGATATGACCCAGACGGAAAGCTCAGGCTGCGTCACCTTTACCCCGGTGGCAAACGCCGGCGCCCGCCCGTGAATCGTGTGGAACCCATAGGTATTCATGTAGTAGGGGAAACGAGCAGCACACCCGATTCCACCAACAAACACGAAATTTTCCTTGGGCATATCAAGCTCTGGGAGCACCTTTTGCACGCCCGCCAGAATTGAGTAGTCCCCGCAACCCGGGCACCAACGAACGGTTTGATCCGATTGAAAATCCTTGCGTGAAAGTTTCAGTCCTACCCCATTTGACTTCGCCTTGGTGGCCACGACTAGAGCAACTCCTCGATTTTAGTAATGAGTTCACTGACCTTGAAGGGTTTCCCCTGAACTTTGTTGTATCCGATTGCGTCAATAACAAACTCGGCGCGAATCATCTTCACTAGCTGCCCGAGATTCAATTCGGGCACCAACACCGTGTCGAATTTCCGCATCACTTCCTCAAAATTCGCAGGGAAGGGATTGAGGTGGCGCAAGTGCACCTGGGAGACAGATGCGCCCCTGGCTTGTAGCGCCTCAACGGCCGCCGCGATTGCTCCGTAGGTTCCGCCCCAACCGACAACCAGAACCTTGCCGCTTTCCTGGCCGCAAACGGCGGCAGGCGAAATATCGTTCGCAATACGCTCGATTTTCTCGGCCCTTTTGCGAACCATGTACTCGTGGTTTTCTGGGTCATAGTTGACGTTACCGGTGCCGTCCTTTTTTTCGATGCCCCCGATGCGATGTTGAAGCTCAGGCGTTCCAGGAATGGCCCAGGGTCGCGCCAGTGTTTCGGCGTCTCGCCCGTAGGGCATATATGTTGCCGGGTCGGTGTGATGCTCTGCCTTCATCTCGGCAATATCCGAGAAAGAGGGAAGCTTCCATGGCTCAGAGCCGTTGGCCAGATAGCCGTCGGTCAAAAGCATGACCGGGGTCATGTATTTAACGGCTATGCGGCAAGCCTCGATGGCCGCTTCATAACAATCCGACGGGGTGCTCGCGGCCACGACCGGCAGTGGGCTCTCGCTGTTCCTGCCGTACATCGCCATCATCAGGTCAGCCTGTTCGGTTTTCGTCGGAAGCCCCGTGCTCGGACCAGCCCGCTGCACATTCAGAACGACCAGCGGAAGCTCCGTCATAACGGCCAGGCCAACGGCCTCGCTCTTGAGCGCGATGCCGGGCCCGCTTGAGCAGGTCACCCCGAGCGCGCCCGCATAGGAGGCGCCAAGCGCAGACGATACCGCCGCAATCTCATCTTCGGCCTGAAACGTGTAGACCCCGAAATTTTTGTGCTTGGATAATTCGTGGAGAACATCGCTCGCCGGCGTTATCGGATAAGCGCCCCAGAACAACTTGAGACCCATCTTTTGGGTGGCCGCAATGAAGCCATAGGCAACCGCCACGTTGCCCGAAATATTACGATACTTCCCTTCGGGGTAGGTGGCCTCGCGAACCAGGTACTGGTTGGCCATGAGTTCGGCGTTCTCGCCATAGTAATAGCCAGCCTCAAGCGCCCGCGTGTTGGCAGCAACAATTTCTGTCCGGCTGCCGAATTTTTGGCTGATCCACTCTATCGTGGGCTCCATTGGCCGCGAATACATCCAGAACATCAAGCCAAGGGCAAAAAAGTTTTTGCAGCGATCCGCGAGGTTGGATTGAAGCTCCAACTCGGAAAGCGCATTGCGCGTCAACTCGGTAATGGGCACTTCAAAAACCTGATATTTACCCTTTAGCTCTTCATCGTCGAGCGGGTTCGTTTCGATATCGGCTTTTTGAAAATTTTTGTCCGTGAAATTATCGGTGTTCGCGATAAGCAGGCCGCCGCGTTTTAGGTCTGCAATGTTTGCCTTCATGGCGGCCGGGTTCATGGCAACAAGAACATCAAGTACATCGCCCGGCGTATGAATGTCGGAGCTGCTAAAATTAATCTGAAATGCGCTCACGCCTGCCAACGTTCCGATAGGCGCTCTGATTTCTGCAGGATAGTCGGGAAAGGTTCTTATATCGTTTCCTGCGATCGCCGATGCCGTTGTGAAGCGATCGCCCGTCAATTGCATTCCGTCGCCCGAGTCTCCGGCAAATCGAATTGTTACTGACTCAACGTCTATCGTCTCCTTCTTACTCGCCCCGCCGTTTGCTCCATGTCCGTTCGTAGTGTCACCCATCTTTTACTAGCCCTTTTAAAAACATTTTGCGGGAATGGCCACACTTCAAAACACCTAGTTTTGAAGTAGTTAAAAACCCTCGTCAATCGAAACTTGCACCTTATTTCCTTCGAGTGCAATCGCGGTCAACGTTTGATAATTCAACGTAATGACCACTGCGCCGAATTATGTCCGATAATTGGCGAAATCGTCAATCAAAACAAGGTAAATTTAGTCATATTTGAGATATTTTCACTTGGCGGCCGAGCCATCGAGCCCCATTTCCATGGCCACCGTCTTCATCGCCTCTAAGGTGATGACAATATGCTCGGCGAGGGGCACATCCAGTTCCTCGGCCCCCTTCTCGACATCTCCCCGATTAACCCCCCTGGCGAAGGCCTTATCCTTCCATTTTTTCTTGATGCTTTTGGGCTCAACCTCCCGGATATCCTTGCTCGGCCGGACCAGCGCCACCGCCGTGATAAGGCCCACGAGCTCATCGACCGCAAAAAGGGCCCTTGCCATCGGCGTATCCCTGGAAACATCCAGATACTCAGCATGGCCGAGTACCGCCTGAATCATCTCCTCGGGATACCCTTTCTCCTTTAAAACCTGACACCCGATTCGAGGATGCTCCTCCGGGGTGGGGTGCTTTTCGTAGTCCATATCGTGAAGGAGACCGGTGACACCCCATAAGGCCTCATCTTCCCCGAACTTTCGGGCATAGGCCCGCATCGAGGCCTCAACGCCCCGTGCGTGCGACCGGAGGCTTTCCCCTTTTGTCCACTCAAATAAAAGCGTCTCGGCCGAGGGACGATCAAGCGTCATTTTTGGCTCCAGTTTATGGCCTGAAAAATCCTGGTCCCCTCTCCTGCGGGCCCAGCTTCATTAACCCGTATTTAGGCATGATTGGCTGAAAACCACAACTTTTAAACGGCATTTCCCCTCCTGGTATTCCATGTTCCAGTGGTGTAACTTCAAAAAAAATGAATCGGCCCCTAATTTTCTCGGTTTATCCAGGCAAGGAGAATTTCCATGCTCTTGAACAAAGAACGTGCGCTAGCCCTCATGGCCGAGCATGAACTGGTCGCCATCATCGGAACCACCCTTGAAAACGTCACCTATCTGACTGGGCACGTAGGATGGGCGCAGCGGGTCTATCGCAGCCTTCAGAGCTATGCGGTGCTGACGAACGATCCAGATGCCGGAAGCGATCTGATCCTCACCCGGTCGGACAACACGTATTATGCCGCCTTCAGTGGCTATCCCGATCGGGTGTACAGCTATGGCGGAAAAACTGCCGTCATTTTCCCCGACAATTTCGAGCCCGCCGACGATGAGCAGCGCCGCTTTCAAGAGCTCACCGAAAGTGCGGCCAGGCACAAAACCGTTCTCGACGCCCTTCTGGCCGCCCTAAAAGCCAGGGGCATCACCCGGGGGCGCATCGCCCTCGACAACGAGGGCTGCCCGCCAGCCCTGTTCGACTCGCTAAAAAAAGCGCTGCCTGGCTGCGAATTCATCCCCGGCTCGAACCTGTTCCTGATGATTCGCCTTGTAAAGACCGATGAGGAACTTGACCGTCTCCGAGCCGCCGCCCAGGTGAACGAGGACGCCATCTCCCAGGTGTTCGCCAACCTGCGCGCCGGCATGACCGAGAACGATGTGGCCGAGATCTGGCGTCAAAACGTCGCCCGGCCCGGCGCCATGTGGCACTGGTTCCATTTCAACAGCGGCCCGCGGAGTTGCTTCATTTTCCCGCCCACGGATCGCAAGCTTCAAAAGGGCGACAACTTCATGTTCGACGCCGGGTTGTTCTTCAAGAATTACAACGCCGACACGGGCTCGTGCGGCTCGATTGGCGAGCCTAATGAGACAGCCCAGCGGCAGTGGAAAGGAATCGAGACGGGTTTTCATTCGGCGCTTGAGGTTATCAAAGAAGGCTGCACGGGCCAGCAGATATACCGGGCGCTCCTTGAGGGCATCCACGGTGCCGGCATGCCAGAGTTCACCAGCCCCTTCGCCGGCCACACCATCGGTCTTGAGGCGCGCGAGTTTCCCTTCATCCTGAGCGATGAATCGAAATACGACTTGCCCTTCTTGCCGTCCACCTCGGAGATTCCGCTTCCCGAGAACGCCGTGATCAACATCGAGGCGCCAGTGGGCACCGTCGGATTCGGGGGCTACCAGATCGAATACTCGGTCGTTGTCAAAAAAGGCGGCTGGGAGCCTTTGATACCCCAGGAGCGGCACTTCCATGTGATAGATGCTTAATATGTTATTCACCGTAATCAGAGATGAATGCTAGCGGTGACGCCGCCGGCGAGGCTTGGGGCGAGAAGCACTTTAGTTGGGTAGCCGCGTGGTCCACCTGGCCGGACTTGATCTGGCGGCTAAAATAGAGGAATACATCTTTCGACAATCCCTCGTCTTCGAGGTCGGCTTGACAATAAATTTTCCAGGCACACTTTTCCCCTTCGGGAAGGGGATATTATATTCCAGGAGTTGACTCATCGATATCGTGATTACAGGCGCCAACAGCGCCGTCGGACAAAATCTGATTCAGTACATTAGCCAGAGCCCATCCATCGTTCCCACGAGGATAAGGGCTGTGGTGCGCGATGTGAGCCAGGCAGCAGGGTTACG includes the following:
- a CDS encoding NAD(P)-dependent oxidoreductase — encoded protein: MGEKIGLVGVGLMGSAMSEQLIGAGYEVQGFDIDAKRLNDLEERGGVAVSSPGAAIEGARAVILSLMTSNVIEEVCFGAGGIVEAKPSDLLVIDTSTSRPEDSVANAEKLREKGVAFVDASLSGSSPMIRTKNIVAMVGGEKADYERAKPILEKFARSVYHLGANGAGARTKLIVNLILGLNRMAVAEGLCLGMKSGMDMEILLTVLKDSFAYSKAMENRGERMINADYDDPMSRLFQHHKDVGLMLEQGQNLGSPMPLLSALKQVLVSAEATGLGQLDTSSIIEVLRRGAGIPSR
- a CDS encoding GlcNAc-PI de-N-acetylase translates to MSSLEAGSTSRKFTLLMVHAHPDDECSGTGGLIARCAEADHTTVLITCTNGDRGQVIGLSLNPEESAEDRRALAEVRRGELEGATKILGLSHLYQFGYSDSGMEGWESNKLGEVFANAEPGEVAEKIARIIREHQPDVLITYDKKGGYGHPDHLMANRSAMAALDVAADPERLGDIPPWRVPKVYHTAWARSRLLRTWRWMRILGKKTPLDNPDFDETKYGTPDEEITTRVNVIPVRKKKWSALFTHKSQIGNNSFWRVFRLARRWLYPDESFVIIRSDVDSAKPETSVFDGL
- a CDS encoding 2-oxoacid:ferredoxin oxidoreductase subunit beta gives rise to the protein MATKAKSNGVGLKLSRKDFQSDQTVRWCPGCGDYSILAGVQKVLPELDMPKENFVFVGGIGCAARFPYYMNTYGFHTIHGRAPAFATGVKVTQPELSVWVISGDGDALSIGGNHLIHAMRRNIGIKILLFNNRIYGLTKGQYSPTSLVGTKTKSTPMGSIDYPLHPISLAVGAECSFIARTVDRDQKHMNHVLAAAAKHEGTAFVEIMQNCIVFNDGAWQQYTEKGIKEQNVIYLEDGKPLVFGPDDDRKGVRLNDFKTEVVSADDSELTVHRENDEEGAYVHMLSRLEADGGPLPLGIFRNIERAPYEEMLHNQVDAAVANGEGDVDELLATGDTWIHTN
- a CDS encoding 2-oxoacid:acceptor oxidoreductase subunit alpha; this encodes MGDTTNGHGANGGASKKETIDVESVTIRFAGDSGDGMQLTGDRFTTASAIAGNDIRTFPDYPAEIRAPIGTLAGVSAFQINFSSSDIHTPGDVLDVLVAMNPAAMKANIADLKRGGLLIANTDNFTDKNFQKADIETNPLDDEELKGKYQVFEVPITELTRNALSELELQSNLADRCKNFFALGLMFWMYSRPMEPTIEWISQKFGSRTEIVAANTRALEAGYYYGENAELMANQYLVREATYPEGKYRNISGNVAVAYGFIAATQKMGLKLFWGAYPITPASDVLHELSKHKNFGVYTFQAEDEIAAVSSALGASYAGALGVTCSSGPGIALKSEAVGLAVMTELPLVVLNVQRAGPSTGLPTKTEQADLMMAMYGRNSESPLPVVAASTPSDCYEAAIEACRIAVKYMTPVMLLTDGYLANGSEPWKLPSFSDIAEMKAEHHTDPATYMPYGRDAETLARPWAIPGTPELQHRIGGIEKKDGTGNVNYDPENHEYMVRKRAEKIERIANDISPAAVCGQESGKVLVVGWGGTYGAIAAAVEALQARGASVSQVHLRHLNPFPANFEEVMRKFDTVLVPELNLGQLVKMIRAEFVIDAIGYNKVQGKPFKVSELITKIEELL
- a CDS encoding HDIG domain-containing protein, producing MTLDRPSAETLLFEWTKGESLRSHARGVEASMRAYARKFGEDEALWGVTGLLHDMDYEKHPTPEEHPRIGCQVLKEKGYPEEMIQAVLGHAEYLDVSRDTPMARALFAVDELVGLITAVALVRPSKDIREVEPKSIKKKWKDKAFARGVNRGDVEKGAEELDVPLAEHIVITLEAMKTVAMEMGLDGSAAK
- a CDS encoding aminopeptidase P family protein, which encodes MLLNKERALALMAEHELVAIIGTTLENVTYLTGHVGWAQRVYRSLQSYAVLTNDPDAGSDLILTRSDNTYYAAFSGYPDRVYSYGGKTAVIFPDNFEPADDEQRRFQELTESAARHKTVLDALLAALKARGITRGRIALDNEGCPPALFDSLKKALPGCEFIPGSNLFLMIRLVKTDEELDRLRAAAQVNEDAISQVFANLRAGMTENDVAEIWRQNVARPGAMWHWFHFNSGPRSCFIFPPTDRKLQKGDNFMFDAGLFFKNYNADTGSCGSIGEPNETAQRQWKGIETGFHSALEVIKEGCTGQQIYRALLEGIHGAGMPEFTSPFAGHTIGLEAREFPFILSDESKYDLPFLPSTSEIPLPENAVINIEAPVGTVGFGGYQIEYSVVVKKGGWEPLIPQERHFHVIDA